One region of Sulfurisphaera ohwakuensis genomic DNA includes:
- a CDS encoding amidohydrolase family protein: MIIKNVRIITKEGITEAEVKIEEERIVKVSKDIQTNEKVLDGDSKLLLPGGVDNHVHIYKRYLKVPTSDTVEKSTLAAAFGGTTTVIDFAFSNRQPNVEERIKQFSSSYVNYTFHIFANDVTDNLKKAFDIGFNSVKFMMIEYAGLKSTLAGLKKINEFVNERQGYVMIHAEDEELINVLSNNLRGSPKLHLLTRPDETELSAVIRAIPLIENGLIAHVSSGKTLDLLPDKVKAEVVLHHLILSKKVYDRRDSYLFVTTPPVRDPEEIWKRINKVSIIATDHNWFDKEVKENHKEFPDLVPGLPGVELRVPIILTEFIKRNLPLYKAIELLSENPAKINKLDVGKIDMGYRADLVIYDPEKKWRVSVENTHMVDWTPYEGYEVIGKPDTIIINGEVVIDKGELVSSPKGKLLK; this comes from the coding sequence ATGATTATAAAAAATGTAAGAATAATAACAAAGGAAGGAATTACGGAAGCTGAAGTTAAAATAGAAGAAGAAAGGATTGTTAAAGTTAGTAAAGATATTCAGACTAATGAAAAGGTTTTAGATGGAGATAGCAAACTTCTTTTGCCTGGAGGAGTTGATAACCACGTCCATATTTATAAAAGATATTTAAAAGTTCCAACATCTGATACTGTAGAAAAAAGCACATTAGCTGCAGCATTTGGAGGAACAACAACTGTAATAGATTTTGCTTTTTCGAATAGACAGCCTAATGTTGAGGAGAGAATTAAGCAATTCTCTTCCTCTTATGTTAATTACACTTTTCATATATTTGCTAATGATGTTACAGATAATTTGAAAAAAGCTTTTGATATAGGTTTTAATTCGGTTAAATTTATGATGATTGAGTATGCCGGCTTAAAAAGTACTTTAGCTGGGTTAAAGAAAATAAACGAGTTCGTAAATGAAAGACAAGGTTATGTAATGATTCACGCTGAAGACGAGGAATTAATTAATGTATTGTCTAATAATTTAAGAGGAAGTCCAAAACTTCATTTACTAACGAGGCCGGATGAAACTGAACTCTCTGCAGTTATTAGGGCAATTCCTTTAATAGAAAACGGCTTAATAGCACATGTAAGTAGCGGTAAAACTCTTGATTTGTTACCAGACAAAGTTAAGGCTGAAGTTGTCCTACATCACTTAATTTTAAGTAAGAAAGTATATGATAGAAGAGACTCATACCTTTTTGTGACCACACCACCAGTTAGAGACCCAGAAGAGATCTGGAAAAGAATTAATAAGGTTTCAATTATTGCTACTGATCATAATTGGTTTGATAAAGAAGTAAAAGAAAATCATAAAGAATTTCCTGATTTAGTTCCAGGATTACCTGGTGTTGAGTTAAGGGTTCCAATTATTTTGACTGAATTCATAAAGAGAAACCTACCACTTTATAAGGCAATAGAACTTCTCTCTGAGAACCCGGCTAAGATAAATAAATTAGATGTCGGTAAAATCGATATGGGTTATAGAGCTGACCTAGTAATCTATGATCCTGAAAAGAAATGGAGAGTTTCAGTAGAAAACACCCACATGGTGGATTGGACTCCTTATGAAGGTTATGAAGTTATAGGAAAACCAGATACAATAATCATAAATGGTGAGGTTGTAATAGACAAAGGAGAATTAGTTAGTTCACCAAAGGGAAAGCTTTTAAAATAG
- a CDS encoding FAD-binding oxidoreductase: MDFLSKYFKEVITSIELLEKYSTDYSYISPIISSMRKLPKAVIKIKSEEDVKKVIELMNEYHFPVIVRGKGTNTLGATIPIKENTVILDVTSLKGFEKSKGYLLAYSGTEFNELGINDLPVIPTSFYMATIGGFVEGGSLGFGSLKNGAVWDNVTEAEVYTLKGKYTLTGNEVYSIAQSAGTTGILTRIKFRLVKNRKGVEIEKQKFNSLSEAINFSLKVIDYAEFISIRNYPMAKEIEPGENWGKWNVIYGIESDKGFQLKDIITTFAGAYFTVVNKTGLYYNSLDISLDELEKIDTQDCYISAELSKSSIKYFSHTYFIGCNKLPNVGKMFNLHSYKINDRVEERRLKYIINFKRKVDAEDLFNSGKLDF; this comes from the coding sequence ATGGATTTTCTCTCTAAGTATTTTAAAGAAGTAATAACTTCTATTGAGCTTCTTGAGAAATATTCTACTGATTACTCGTATATATCTCCTATTATCTCATCAATGAGAAAACTACCAAAAGCAGTTATAAAGATAAAAAGTGAGGAAGATGTAAAGAAAGTAATAGAACTTATGAATGAATACCATTTTCCAGTTATAGTTAGAGGAAAAGGGACTAATACGTTAGGGGCAACAATACCTATTAAGGAAAATACAGTAATTTTGGATGTTACTAGTTTAAAAGGTTTTGAAAAAAGTAAAGGTTATTTATTAGCTTATAGTGGAACAGAATTCAATGAGCTTGGAATAAATGATTTACCAGTAATTCCGACAAGTTTCTATATGGCTACTATAGGTGGTTTTGTTGAAGGAGGATCTTTAGGTTTTGGTTCGTTGAAAAATGGAGCTGTATGGGATAATGTAACTGAAGCAGAAGTTTATACATTAAAGGGAAAATATACATTAACTGGAAATGAAGTTTATTCTATTGCACAATCTGCTGGAACTACTGGAATTCTAACTAGGATAAAGTTTAGATTAGTTAAGAACAGGAAAGGAGTCGAGATAGAGAAACAAAAGTTTAACTCTTTATCAGAAGCAATAAACTTTTCATTAAAAGTTATAGATTATGCAGAGTTCATTAGTATACGAAATTATCCAATGGCTAAAGAGATTGAACCAGGTGAAAATTGGGGCAAATGGAATGTAATTTATGGTATTGAAAGTGATAAAGGTTTTCAACTTAAAGATATAATTACTACCTTTGCGGGTGCATATTTTACAGTAGTAAACAAGACAGGGTTATATTATAATTCTTTAGATATTTCTCTTGACGAGCTTGAAAAAATAGATACACAAGATTGTTATATAAGTGCTGAATTATCAAAAAGTTCTATCAAATATTTCTCCCACACTTACTTTATTGGTTGTAATAAGCTTCCCAATGTTGGCAAAATGTTCAATTTACATTCTTATAAGATAAATGATAGAGTTGAGGAAAGAAGATTAAAATATATCATTAACTTTAAGAGAAAAGTTGACGCAGAAGATCTATTTAATTCAGGCAAGTTAGATTTTTAG
- a CDS encoding carbon-nitrogen hydrolase family protein: MRIAIIQTYMTWDKKDNIERQVELVNKAIDNKAKIIALDELSNTIYFPFEQNPKYFSWAETERGETLQRFKDISKEREVSLIVPIFERDSNFFYNTAFILDNGEIIGKYRKTHLPQEEFFNEYYYFKVGDLGFPIFDLKGVKTGVVICHDRHFPEPVRVEVIKGAWLIFIPSVAAFKEIWELELKAHAVFNTVYIAGINRFGKEYPNQKEEYFGESMIISPIGEIVTKAGKNEEILYADISEDEVINARIKRPFLKKRLSSYGL; this comes from the coding sequence ATGCGAATTGCTATTATTCAAACCTATATGACCTGGGATAAAAAGGATAATATAGAAAGACAAGTAGAATTAGTAAATAAGGCAATAGATAATAAGGCAAAAATAATTGCATTAGATGAGTTAAGCAATACGATTTATTTTCCCTTTGAGCAAAATCCTAAATATTTTAGCTGGGCAGAGACTGAAAGAGGAGAGACTCTACAGAGGTTTAAGGATATAAGCAAAGAAAGAGAAGTTAGCTTAATTGTACCAATTTTTGAGAGGGACAGTAATTTCTTTTACAATACTGCATTTATACTGGATAATGGGGAAATTATAGGAAAATACAGAAAAACTCATTTGCCACAAGAGGAGTTTTTTAACGAATATTATTACTTTAAAGTTGGGGATTTAGGTTTTCCCATATTTGATTTAAAGGGTGTGAAAACTGGAGTTGTTATTTGTCACGATAGGCATTTCCCAGAGCCTGTCAGAGTTGAAGTAATTAAAGGAGCCTGGCTAATTTTCATACCTTCTGTTGCTGCATTTAAAGAGATTTGGGAATTGGAGCTTAAGGCTCATGCTGTTTTTAACACTGTATATATTGCTGGAATAAATAGGTTTGGTAAAGAATATCCTAATCAAAAAGAAGAGTATTTTGGTGAAAGTATGATTATTTCGCCAATAGGCGAAATAGTTACTAAGGCTGGGAAAAACGAAGAGATATTATATGCTGATATTTCTGAAGATGAAGTTATTAACGCGAGAATAAAAAGACCTTTCCTAAAAAAGAGGCTATCAAGTTATGGGCTCTAA
- a CDS encoding APC family permease: MAEKKIFIRESSGLVRQMSSRHAFAKVLAMIVPISVYYTMIYSPALPAANWTLGIILASIVALPIFLTYLKLAEHIPRSSGEYIYITRILHPALGSIQAVANIFSTPLLAAILSQIEISAGIAPAFQVIGLAFHNSLLLNLGNSMLANPTIFEIASFISLILFWIISVLPPRYMANFLFTIASLQVVGGILIVALLLEGPKAFATAFNSLSGEFSGPTYSSLYSQGLSYYSPIVNPLQTLVWMILMIMWLFVWFFAPSYFAGEYKAPGRSIKMGMLSGYIIASAIIFGLVIGTEYSMSIPFFNYVSLNGWGSSIPLQASSGFIAWGGVLALSSPILAFFVAVLNLGIQFVAGPLSLAIPSRVLLAMSFDRLIPEKFAYVSPKLKTPLISSIFVLALALIFEYVTINGIFLVSTIVLIGILFLYQFLLATISAIVAGIKGIPGEELSKKDKIEFLTYGSLASIVLAISVFFSIWYASVNSLYASMVIGNLIIDYLVIGLIPVIGLVFYFISKEYRLRQGIDINLAFKLIPPE; this comes from the coding sequence ATGGCTGAAAAGAAAATATTCATTAGAGAATCATCTGGTCTAGTTAGGCAAATGAGCAGTAGGCATGCCTTTGCAAAAGTTTTAGCAATGATTGTTCCAATATCTGTTTATTATACGATGATTTACTCTCCAGCATTACCTGCTGCAAACTGGACTTTAGGTATAATATTAGCCTCTATAGTAGCCTTACCAATATTTTTAACATATCTAAAATTAGCTGAGCATATTCCTAGATCATCTGGTGAGTATATTTATATAACTAGAATATTACATCCAGCATTAGGCAGTATCCAGGCAGTTGCTAATATATTTTCAACACCTTTGTTGGCTGCAATTTTATCCCAAATAGAGATATCTGCGGGTATTGCACCAGCATTTCAAGTAATTGGTTTAGCCTTTCATAATTCACTATTACTTAATTTAGGTAATAGTATGTTAGCAAACCCAACTATTTTTGAAATAGCTTCATTTATTTCTCTTATTTTATTTTGGATAATTAGTGTCCTACCCCCGAGATATATGGCGAACTTTTTGTTTACAATAGCTTCACTTCAAGTAGTAGGAGGAATATTAATAGTAGCATTATTACTTGAAGGACCTAAAGCTTTTGCAACAGCATTCAATTCCTTATCTGGTGAGTTTTCTGGACCTACTTACTCTTCTCTATACTCTCAAGGTCTCTCTTACTATTCCCCTATTGTAAACCCATTGCAGACATTAGTTTGGATGATACTAATGATTATGTGGTTATTCGTATGGTTTTTTGCTCCATCTTATTTTGCTGGTGAATATAAAGCCCCTGGAAGATCAATAAAAATGGGAATGCTAAGCGGATATATTATAGCTTCTGCAATAATATTCGGACTTGTCATTGGAACAGAATATTCAATGAGTATACCATTCTTTAATTATGTTTCATTAAATGGTTGGGGCAGTTCAATACCACTTCAAGCTTCTTCTGGATTTATAGCTTGGGGTGGAGTACTAGCATTAAGTAGTCCCATTTTAGCGTTTTTCGTTGCAGTATTAAATTTAGGTATACAATTCGTAGCTGGTCCACTATCTTTAGCAATTCCAAGTAGAGTTCTTTTAGCTATGTCTTTTGACAGATTAATTCCAGAAAAGTTTGCTTATGTAAGTCCAAAGCTAAAGACACCTTTAATAAGTTCAATATTTGTACTGGCATTAGCACTAATCTTTGAATATGTTACTATAAATGGAATCTTTCTAGTTTCAACAATAGTCCTTATAGGTATACTATTCTTATATCAATTCTTGTTAGCTACTATTTCAGCTATTGTTGCTGGAATTAAGGGAATACCTGGAGAGGAACTAAGTAAGAAGGATAAGATAGAATTTTTAACTTATGGCTCTCTAGCATCCATAGTTTTGGCTATCTCAGTATTCTTCTCAATATGGTATGCTAGTGTGAACAGTTTGTACGCATCAATGGTAATTGGTAATTTAATTATCGATTACTTAGTCATAGGGTTAATACCAGTTATAGGTTTGGTATTTTATTTTATATCAAAAGAATATAGACTTCGTCAAGGTATCGATATAAATTTAGCCTTTAAGTTAATACCACCAGAATAA
- a CDS encoding metallophosphoesterase family protein codes for MGNETKILFVSDIHGSEVVFRKALNAAKMFSVDYLILGGDLVSKDFALYLKNGNSIFLGEKEVSLDEIEKAYKNSGLAPLFFESKDELDEFHSNQQFRREKILDFIQGQIDSWIKIFEEKTKNTKFKTVWNTGNDDPLEVDSYLERYGIKVAENELIEINDLIMVSSGYVNPTPWNTYRELPESTLYNRLMDKITKLENPEFAIFNFHAPPYNTKLDIANVNNKNIHVGSQTIRELIEKYQPLLGLHGHIHESPNIDKIRNTTIVNPGSNYKDGILNYALIVVKKESKGFGRAYIKKFEVKSVILGRG; via the coding sequence ATGGGAAATGAAACAAAAATATTGTTCGTCTCTGATATTCATGGTTCTGAGGTAGTGTTTAGGAAAGCTTTGAATGCCGCCAAAATGTTTTCAGTAGATTACCTTATTCTAGGTGGAGATCTAGTATCTAAGGATTTTGCATTATATTTAAAGAATGGCAATTCTATTTTTTTAGGTGAAAAAGAAGTTTCTCTCGATGAAATTGAAAAAGCATATAAAAACTCTGGTTTAGCTCCATTATTTTTCGAATCGAAAGACGAGTTAGATGAATTCCATTCTAATCAGCAATTTAGGAGAGAGAAAATCTTAGACTTCATTCAAGGTCAAATAGACTCTTGGATCAAAATATTTGAGGAAAAAACTAAGAATACTAAATTTAAAACAGTTTGGAATACAGGTAATGACGATCCATTAGAAGTAGACTCTTATTTAGAAAGGTATGGAATAAAGGTTGCTGAAAATGAACTTATTGAAATTAATGATCTAATTATGGTAAGTAGCGGTTACGTAAATCCGACTCCTTGGAATACCTATAGGGAATTACCAGAGTCTACACTTTATAATAGGCTAATGGATAAGATAACAAAATTGGAAAACCCGGAATTTGCAATATTTAATTTCCATGCACCACCTTATAATACTAAGCTAGATATTGCAAATGTAAATAATAAGAATATTCATGTAGGATCGCAAACAATTAGAGAGCTTATTGAAAAGTATCAACCCTTATTAGGGTTACATGGACATATTCATGAATCTCCTAACATTGATAAAATTAGGAATACAACAATTGTAAATCCGGGAAGTAATTATAAAGATGGAATATTAAATTACGCACTAATAGTAGTTAAGAAAGAATCTAAGGGTTTTGGAAGAGCATACATAAAGAAGTTTGAAGTAAAGAGTGTAATATTGGGTAGAGGTTAA